A window of Periplaneta americana isolate PAMFEO1 chromosome 7, P.americana_PAMFEO1_priV1, whole genome shotgun sequence contains these coding sequences:
- the LOC138703087 gene encoding uncharacterized protein isoform X1, whose product MNWPEAYEQQSTEIEHLTPAQWYDSNGEYIYPTMVNEEEYETTNDTEEDNGNYWVIRNFRISTIHVIIALTGVCLLLIICIISFLCFRMKKRRSNTMEMRKAAYSNRVDSITPINKEKQADANTGALVAVDHTYSSGLDEARQSESNGETPQSFRPRLQPTRNLVTVTVRV is encoded by the exons ATGAATTGGCCTGAAGCGTATGAGCAACAGTCAACAGAAATTGAACACTTGACGCCTGCACAGTGGTACGACAGCAATG GCGAATACATTTACCCAACAATGGTAAATGAAGAGGAATATGAGACAACTAATGACACGGAAGAAGACAATGGAAACTACTGGGTAATTCGAAACTTCCGCATCTCTACAATTCACGTCATAATAGCGCTGACAG GTGTGTGTTTGCTTCTCATCATCTGCATCATTAGTTTCTTATGTTTTCGTATGAAGAAACGGAGAAGCAACACCATGGAAATGAGAAAGGCAGCTTACAGTAATCGAGTGGATTCAATTACACCAATTAACAAAGAAAAG CAGGCTGACGCGAACACGGGAGCTCTGGTAGCGGTAGACCACACGTACTCTTCGGGCCTAGACGAGGCTAGGCAGAGCGAGTCTAATGGCGAAACACCGCAGAGCTTCAGACCGAGGCTGCAGCCCACCCGCAATCTCGTCACCGTCACTGTTAGAGTATAG
- the LOC138703087 gene encoding uncharacterized protein isoform X2 — MNWPEAYEQQSTEIEHLTPAQWYDSNGEYIYPTMVNEEEYETTNDTEEDNGNYWVIRNFRISTIHVIIALTGVCLLLIICIISFLCFRMKKRRSNTMEMRKAAYSNRVDSITPINKEKADANTGALVAVDHTYSSGLDEARQSESNGETPQSFRPRLQPTRNLVTVTVRV; from the exons ATGAATTGGCCTGAAGCGTATGAGCAACAGTCAACAGAAATTGAACACTTGACGCCTGCACAGTGGTACGACAGCAATG GCGAATACATTTACCCAACAATGGTAAATGAAGAGGAATATGAGACAACTAATGACACGGAAGAAGACAATGGAAACTACTGGGTAATTCGAAACTTCCGCATCTCTACAATTCACGTCATAATAGCGCTGACAG GTGTGTGTTTGCTTCTCATCATCTGCATCATTAGTTTCTTATGTTTTCGTATGAAGAAACGGAGAAGCAACACCATGGAAATGAGAAAGGCAGCTTACAGTAATCGAGTGGATTCAATTACACCAATTAACAAAGAAAAG GCTGACGCGAACACGGGAGCTCTGGTAGCGGTAGACCACACGTACTCTTCGGGCCTAGACGAGGCTAGGCAGAGCGAGTCTAATGGCGAAACACCGCAGAGCTTCAGACCGAGGCTGCAGCCCACCCGCAATCTCGTCACCGTCACTGTTAGAGTATAG